The genomic DNA ATTATTGTATTGATGCAATTATTTTATAGTAGCTATCAAATGACTGTCTTTTCCTTTCCCCTCAACAGTCACCTCCAAGCATGGATGATTTGTGCTCGATTTTCACTGAAGAGGAGTTGAGTTTCTACAACATCACTGATTGTGAATTCGTCAAACCTGAGGTCCTTGGTCCTGTGCTCGGGCCCCGTCACCTGTCCGCCCTGGTGTTCTATGGCTTGATCTTCCTGCTGGGTGTCCCGGGCAACGCTCTGGTGGTGTGGGTGACGGCCTTCCGCATGCCACGCTCCGTCACCTCTCTGTGGTTCCTCAACCTGGCCCTGGCTGACCTGCTGTGCTGCCTGTCCCTGGCCCTCCTCATGGTGCCCCTGACCATGGATCAGCACTGGCCCTTTGGCCCTGTGGCCTGCAAGCTGCTCAAGGGCCTCATCTACCTGATTATGTACTGTAGCGTGCTGCTGCTGGTACTCATCAGCCTGGACCGCTTTCTGCTGGTCAGCCAGCCTGTGTGGTGCCAGAACTGGAGGAGGCCTCGCGAGGCTGGCTGGGTATGTGTTGGGGTGTGGCTCCTGGCTCTGCTGGGCAGCATCCCCCAGTTTGTCTACGTGAAGGAGGTCCAGTTAAGCACCAGTAAGTCAGAGTGCCTGGGATTGTACACTGTAGCCAGCGGCTGGGCTATCATTACAGTACGCTTCCTGATGGGTTTCGTGCTGCCATTCATCACCATTGTGACTTGTCATTGGTTTGTGTACAACAGGGTCGGGCGGGGGTCTAGGGT from Salmo trutta chromosome 26, fSalTru1.1, whole genome shotgun sequence includes the following:
- the LOC115163527 gene encoding C5a anaphylatoxin chemotactic receptor 1 codes for the protein MDDLCSIFTEEELSFYNITDCEFVKPEVLGPVLGPRHLSALVFYGLIFLLGVPGNALVVWVTAFRMPRSVTSLWFLNLALADLLCCLSLALLMVPLTMDQHWPFGPVACKLLKGLIYLIMYCSVLLLVLISLDRFLLVSQPVWCQNWRRPREAGWVCVGVWLLALLGSIPQFVYVKEVQLSTSKSECLGLYTVASGWAIITVRFLMGFVLPFITIVTCHWFVYNRVGRGSRVGPGRVSEARSRRILRVIVTVSLSFFLCWLPLHILDFLVLSTPRHSSHSANVQLVHTLALCLAYCNSCLNPLIYVCLGQGFKQSINCSLRNMFNFATEEPVTRQSMFKSTSERTQEMNIM